A region of Longimicrobiaceae bacterium DNA encodes the following proteins:
- a CDS encoding glycosyltransferase family 4 protein translates to MGAEGKPLVLFVGAFPPEGKRIHGGMVSSCAALLASSFPDEVDLLLVDSTQQEVPPPPVLRRAVHAARRVARVVWLIERRRPDAVLLFAALGLSLLEKGLCAGYARLRGIPALLSLRGGAFMDSSRRSPRYRRLFRPVLANASYLVCQGDTWQSFFGEVYGIPAERCPVVQNWTASPDLLRIGEAREYGVRRRVRLLFVGWLDDTKGIFELLEALARLAATPGLPEVELVVAGEGNASEAAREWVRTRELADRVTFLGWIDGEEKLRAFAQADVFVLPSHGEGLPNAMVEAMATGLPVVVTPVGSIPDVVESGRQGVLVPVGDAGALARALGPLVADPAARERLGREGFRTARERFGVEEAVRKLTRIIHRAREESSGARMPVSGIRTEQEHP, encoded by the coding sequence ATGGGCGCTGAGGGGAAGCCGCTCGTCCTCTTCGTGGGGGCGTTCCCGCCGGAGGGGAAGCGGATCCACGGGGGAATGGTCAGCTCCTGCGCGGCGCTGCTCGCCTCCTCGTTCCCGGACGAGGTGGACCTGCTCCTGGTGGACAGCACGCAGCAGGAGGTGCCTCCCCCGCCCGTGCTGCGGCGCGCCGTGCACGCCGCCCGCCGGGTCGCGCGGGTCGTGTGGCTCATCGAGCGCCGCCGTCCCGACGCGGTCCTCCTCTTCGCGGCGCTGGGACTGAGCCTGCTGGAGAAAGGGCTGTGCGCGGGGTATGCGCGCCTGCGGGGGATCCCCGCGCTCCTGTCGCTGCGCGGCGGCGCCTTCATGGACAGCAGCCGGCGCTCGCCCAGATACCGCCGGCTCTTCCGCCCGGTGCTGGCGAACGCGAGCTACCTGGTGTGCCAGGGGGATACGTGGCAGAGCTTCTTCGGGGAGGTGTACGGGATCCCCGCGGAGCGCTGCCCGGTGGTCCAGAACTGGACCGCCTCGCCGGATCTCCTCCGCATCGGAGAGGCGCGGGAGTACGGCGTCCGGCGGCGGGTCCGGCTCCTCTTCGTCGGGTGGCTGGACGACACCAAGGGGATCTTCGAGCTGCTGGAGGCGCTGGCGCGGCTCGCTGCCACCCCGGGTCTCCCCGAGGTGGAGCTCGTCGTCGCCGGGGAGGGGAACGCCTCGGAGGCCGCGCGGGAGTGGGTCCGCACGCGTGAGCTTGCGGATCGGGTTACATTTCTCGGCTGGATCGACGGGGAGGAGAAGCTCCGCGCCTTCGCGCAGGCGGACGTCTTCGTGCTCCCTAGCCACGGCGAGGGGCTCCCCAACGCGATGGTCGAGGCCATGGCGACGGGCCTCCCCGTGGTGGTCACCCCCGTGGGGAGCATCCCGGACGTGGTGGAGAGCGGGCGGCAGGGCGTCCTGGTCCCGGTGGGGGACGCGGGAGCCCTGGCGCGCGCCCTGGGGCCGCTGGTGGCGGACCCGGCCGCGCGGGAGCGGCTGGGGAGGGAGGGATTCAGGACGGCGAGGGAGCGGTTCGGCGTGGAGGAAGCCGTCCGCAAGCTGACGCGCATCATCCATCGCGCCCGGGAGGAGAGCTCCGGGGCGCGGATGCCCGT